A DNA window from Candidatus Eisenbacteria bacterium contains the following coding sequences:
- the cdaA gene encoding diadenylate cyclase CdaA yields the protein MQWFREVWILDVLDVAVVAFLFYRLFLLIRGTRAAQMFVGLVVIIIASMISQFLQLHSLNWIVSSLGTAWVVAFVILFQPELRRALALIGQNRFLGSFLRMEEFGVLGEIVKASEEMSQERIGSLIVLERDIGLKNYVETGTRLDARVTNELLVTIFTPNSPLHDGAVIIRGDMIVAAGCILPLSQNPIIGQTLGTRHMAALGIAEETDAVAVVVSAETGSISLGYKGTLKRKLDGGSLRSELGRIFAETEKLVAEESELSPG from the coding sequence TTGCAGTGGTTCAGGGAAGTGTGGATTCTTGATGTTCTGGATGTAGCAGTCGTCGCCTTCCTCTTCTACCGGCTCTTCCTGCTCATTCGAGGCACAAGAGCCGCGCAGATGTTCGTCGGCCTTGTTGTCATCATCATCGCTTCAATGATCTCGCAGTTTCTTCAACTCCATTCTCTGAACTGGATAGTCTCCAGCTTGGGAACTGCCTGGGTTGTTGCATTCGTGATTCTTTTCCAGCCGGAGCTGAGAAGAGCACTCGCCCTGATCGGCCAGAATAGGTTCCTTGGTTCGTTTCTTCGTATGGAGGAATTCGGTGTGCTGGGGGAGATAGTGAAAGCAAGTGAGGAGATGTCCCAGGAAAGAATAGGTTCGCTCATAGTCCTCGAAAGAGATATCGGACTCAAGAACTACGTTGAAACCGGCACGCGGCTTGATGCCCGGGTTACAAACGAACTCCTGGTAACGATCTTCACGCCAAACTCTCCTCTCCACGATGGCGCAGTGATAATTCGAGGGGACATGATTGTCGCTGCCGGCTGCATCCTGCCCCTGAGTCAAAATCCGATCATCGGGCAGACCCTGGGCACGAGGCACATGGCAGCATTGGGTATTGCCGAAGAGACTGATGCTGTTGCGGTCGTAGTCTCCGCGGAAACAGGGTCTATCTCACTCGGCTATAAGGGAACGCTCAAGAGAAAACTGGATGGCGGCTCACTGAGAAGCGAGCTTGGAAGGATTTTTGCCGAGACTGAAAAGCTTGTAGCCGAAGAGTCCGAGCTCTCCCCCGGCTAG
- the folP gene encoding dihydropteroate synthase — MEITGTPASILRLRDLSFDLSLRTYVMGILNVTPDSFSDGGKFISFKDALNHAEKMHKDGADIIDVGGESTRPGAEPVSLDEEERRVLPVVKELEKSGIPVSVDTYKYSIAEKALDCGAHMVNDITGLRTSPEIARLAKEHSVPLVIMHMKGTPRTMQENPTYGNLIGEVSDFFKERIGIASSFGLGSESIVLDPGIGFGKTVEHNLELIANLRRFKLFGMPLLVGVSRKSFIGKILDLTVDERLEGSIASAAIAVQQGANIVRVHDVKENVRALRIVNAIMKC, encoded by the coding sequence ATGGAAATCACAGGAACCCCCGCATCCATCCTCCGCTTAAGAGACCTCAGTTTTGATCTCTCTCTGCGTACCTATGTAATGGGCATTCTTAATGTGACTCCGGATTCATTTTCAGACGGCGGAAAATTCATCAGCTTCAAGGACGCCCTGAACCACGCGGAGAAAATGCACAAGGATGGAGCGGATATTATTGATGTCGGGGGCGAAAGCACAAGGCCGGGAGCTGAGCCCGTGTCTCTTGATGAGGAGGAGAGGAGAGTCCTCCCGGTCGTAAAAGAACTGGAGAAATCCGGCATTCCTGTTTCTGTCGATACGTACAAGTATTCGATTGCGGAGAAGGCGCTCGACTGCGGCGCGCACATGGTGAACGACATCACCGGGCTCAGGACTTCGCCCGAGATTGCACGTCTTGCGAAGGAACACAGTGTGCCCCTCGTGATAATGCACATGAAGGGAACACCAAGAACCATGCAGGAAAATCCAACCTATGGGAACCTCATTGGCGAAGTTTCAGATTTTTTCAAAGAGAGAATCGGGATTGCATCGAGCTTCGGCCTTGGTTCCGAATCGATCGTCCTTGATCCGGGAATAGGATTCGGGAAGACAGTCGAGCACAATCTCGAGCTGATTGCGAATTTACGAAGGTTCAAGTTATTTGGAATGCCGCTGCTCGTGGGAGTATCAAGAAAGTCGTTCATCGGAAAAATACTCGACCTCACCGTTGATGAGAGACTTGAAGGGAGTATCGCCTCGGCAGCCATTGCGGTTCAGCAGGGGGCAAACATCGTCAGGGTTCACGATGTGAAGGAGAACGTAAGGGCGTTGAGGATTGTGAATGCGATCATGAAGTGTTAG
- a CDS encoding ATP-dependent metallopeptidase FtsH/Yme1/Tma family protein — MLLERGRDPKETPKKKVQGGRKPRRFRAPSPKGLPIPPSRPMRTLAFWVLFTLIAVIVFQYFSVGRPREQEISFSKFVQEINHSNIKSVVIGGKKIKGDLRSESAVDVEGKSVKFTNFVAWIPFEDPQLPQRILDKNPDANVTSKPSGVNWGSIVFSALPAILLLVFWVFLIRQMQSGGSTALKFGKSRATLLVEDRPKVTFEDVAGADEAKQELQEIIEFLKDPRKFQTLGGRIPKGALLLGPPGTGKTLLAKAVAGEAEVPFFSMSGSDFVEMFVGVGASVTGDTPVVVRTDRGVQLTEIGRFIDSYYQGETEGNVVYVNGIQTLGFAEKDSKFTGSAKRFFGHSQWVGIKGVYRHRVTEICEIHYLGGVISTTADHSVFVRTRNGVHPKAARDLKPGDVLVVLPIKVRNEYLPVVGTTHSVRGHQFVSVDEPISVDVWEGDPAAEKKYSFAMAQGETMSQYAIASAIGVSQATVGHWQSGKHMPRALSRNYTDVELPEALKVTPGLMKLLGYYTAEGHCNNCLEFVFGAHEIALHADCISLMREVFGLEAAIEFTTDNSARFRYGSAVLGRFFAHQCGNDSHNKHIPDMLWDLPREYFEAYLSGYAHGDGYTTKEGKLSMTTVSQQLVRELTWLCAMHGVAQGKKPYVRKVVVKPYDGYVYDFCGCDNEAFFGGEKPVLLHNSRVRDLFDQGKKNAPCIIFIDEIDAVGRHRGAGLGGGHDEREQTLNQLLVEMDGFESNDGVILIAATNRPDVLDPALLRPGRFDRQIVVDRPDVRGREGILKVHSRKIPLDDDVDMKILARGTPGLAGADLANLVNEAALLAARRNRKKAMMQDFEDAKDKVMMGTERKSLIISDEEKRSTAYHESGHALVASLQPGSDPIHKVTIIPRGRALGLTHLLPVDERYTRSRDYLMRTLATLMGGRSAEQLVLKQFTTGASNDIESATEIARKMVCEWGMSEKLGPLSFGKRDELIFLGREISQHKDYSEKTAMTIDEEVRAIVETASEQATKLLSENIDKLHRLAAALLEREILDGEETLKIIRGEEIAPLSNTKEKQPSEWKSQEPPHPSSA; from the coding sequence ATGCTTCTTGAAAGAGGCAGAGATCCGAAAGAGACTCCCAAGAAGAAGGTACAGGGAGGCCGGAAGCCGAGAAGATTCAGAGCTCCAAGCCCCAAAGGGCTTCCCATCCCTCCGTCCCGCCCCATGAGGACCCTTGCCTTCTGGGTTTTGTTTACGCTTATTGCCGTAATTGTTTTCCAGTACTTTTCAGTCGGAAGACCCCGCGAGCAGGAAATTAGCTTTTCCAAATTCGTCCAGGAGATCAATCACTCGAATATCAAGTCGGTGGTCATCGGAGGGAAGAAGATAAAGGGCGATCTTCGTTCCGAGTCGGCCGTCGATGTTGAGGGAAAATCCGTCAAGTTCACAAATTTTGTAGCATGGATACCCTTTGAAGATCCGCAGCTCCCTCAGAGGATTTTGGACAAGAACCCGGATGCAAACGTAACTTCCAAACCTTCGGGGGTAAACTGGGGCAGCATCGTTTTCTCTGCTCTTCCGGCGATTCTCCTTCTCGTCTTCTGGGTTTTCCTGATACGGCAGATGCAGTCCGGAGGATCGACTGCTCTCAAGTTCGGCAAGAGCAGGGCGACGCTTCTTGTCGAGGACAGGCCCAAAGTCACGTTTGAGGATGTGGCGGGTGCCGATGAAGCAAAGCAAGAGCTTCAGGAGATAATTGAGTTCCTGAAGGACCCGAGGAAATTCCAGACACTCGGCGGGAGAATCCCAAAGGGAGCTCTCCTTCTGGGCCCTCCCGGCACCGGGAAGACTCTTCTCGCCAAGGCGGTCGCGGGCGAAGCGGAAGTCCCGTTTTTCAGCATGAGCGGCTCGGATTTTGTCGAAATGTTTGTAGGTGTGGGAGCGTCCGTCACTGGCGACACCCCGGTTGTCGTGAGGACCGACCGAGGTGTGCAGTTGACCGAGATCGGCAGGTTCATAGATTCCTACTACCAAGGTGAGACCGAAGGCAATGTTGTTTATGTGAATGGCATACAAACCTTGGGATTCGCTGAGAAAGACTCCAAGTTTACTGGTTCCGCAAAAAGATTCTTCGGACACAGCCAGTGGGTCGGCATCAAGGGTGTTTACAGGCACCGCGTCACGGAAATCTGCGAGATTCACTATCTCGGCGGTGTAATCAGCACAACCGCTGACCACAGTGTATTCGTGCGCACGCGCAATGGTGTTCATCCCAAAGCAGCCCGCGACTTGAAGCCCGGTGATGTGCTGGTTGTGTTACCAATCAAAGTGCGCAATGAATACCTGCCGGTTGTCGGCACAACGCACAGCGTGCGGGGACATCAGTTCGTGTCCGTTGATGAACCAATAAGCGTTGATGTCTGGGAGGGGGATCCGGCCGCAGAAAAGAAGTACAGTTTTGCGATGGCCCAGGGCGAGACCATGAGCCAGTATGCTATCGCAAGTGCCATTGGCGTCTCGCAGGCGACGGTAGGACATTGGCAGAGCGGCAAGCACATGCCCCGCGCTCTGAGCCGCAACTACACAGATGTTGAGCTTCCTGAAGCGCTCAAGGTCACACCGGGACTGATGAAGCTGCTCGGTTACTACACAGCTGAAGGCCACTGCAACAATTGCCTGGAATTCGTTTTTGGCGCGCACGAGATTGCTCTCCATGCCGACTGCATTTCCCTGATGCGTGAGGTCTTCGGGTTGGAAGCAGCGATCGAATTCACGACCGACAACTCGGCGCGATTCCGCTATGGGAGCGCAGTCTTGGGTCGGTTCTTCGCGCATCAGTGCGGCAATGACTCTCACAACAAGCATATCCCTGATATGCTCTGGGACTTGCCCAGGGAATACTTCGAGGCATATCTCAGCGGCTATGCACACGGCGACGGATACACGACAAAAGAGGGTAAGTTGAGCATGACAACAGTAAGTCAGCAGCTTGTCCGCGAGTTAACTTGGTTGTGTGCCATGCACGGCGTTGCGCAGGGCAAGAAACCGTACGTCCGCAAGGTTGTTGTCAAACCCTACGATGGATACGTTTACGACTTCTGCGGCTGCGACAACGAGGCGTTCTTCGGGGGCGAGAAACCAGTGCTTCTGCACAATAGCAGGGTGAGAGATCTCTTTGATCAGGGGAAGAAGAATGCTCCTTGCATAATTTTTATTGACGAGATAGATGCAGTCGGAAGACACAGGGGAGCAGGTCTTGGCGGCGGGCACGACGAGAGGGAACAGACGTTGAACCAGCTGCTTGTGGAGATGGACGGATTCGAATCGAACGACGGAGTCATTTTGATTGCCGCTACAAACAGACCGGATGTACTTGATCCTGCTCTTCTCCGTCCGGGCAGGTTTGACAGGCAGATAGTCGTTGACAGGCCCGACGTGAGAGGAAGAGAAGGAATCCTCAAAGTCCATTCACGAAAGATCCCACTCGATGATGACGTGGACATGAAGATTCTTGCAAGAGGGACTCCGGGCCTTGCCGGGGCAGACCTTGCAAACCTTGTGAATGAAGCGGCTCTTCTTGCAGCCAGAAGAAACCGCAAGAAAGCAATGATGCAGGATTTTGAGGATGCGAAAGACAAGGTCATGATGGGAACAGAGAGGAAGAGTCTCATCATAAGCGATGAGGAGAAAAGAAGCACCGCGTATCATGAGTCCGGCCATGCACTGGTTGCATCGCTGCAGCCCGGTTCCGATCCAATCCACAAGGTGACCATTATCCCCCGTGGAAGGGCGCTGGGGCTTACCCACCTTCTCCCGGTGGATGAACGTTACACAAGATCCAGGGACTACCTTATGAGAACGCTCGCAACGCTGATGGGCGGGAGATCAGCAGAGCAATTAGTCCTTAAGCAGTTCACAACCGGAGCATCTAACGACATAGAATCAGCAACGGAGATAGCAAGGAAGATGGTCTGCGAGTGGGGGATGAGCGAGAAGTTGGGGCCGCTCTCCTTCGGGAAGAGGGATGAACTCATTTTCCTTGGGAGGGAAATATCTCAACACAAAGATTACAGCGAGAAAACCGCAATGACTATTGATGAGGAAGTGCGCGCTATAGTCGAAACCGCCAGCGAACAGGCAACCAAGCTCCTTTCAGAGAACATTGACAAGCTCCACCGCCTTGCAGCTGCGCTCCTTGAACGCGAAATACTGGACGGCGAGGAGACTCTCAAGATCATCCGCGGAGAGGAGATTGCTCCGCTATCCAACACAAAAGAAAAACAGCCTTCCGAATGGAAATCACAGGAACCCCCGCATCCATCCTCCGCTTAA
- the hpt gene encoding hypoxanthine phosphoribosyltransferase: MTQIPRKELFDERVLLSEKQVQSCVSRMGTRLSKDYDGKFPVLIAVLKGGAVFLIDLIRAMGIPLEIDFMSVSSYGSATSSSGDVKIIHEIRSNIRGRDVVVVEGVVDTGLTLRYVLNYLRSKEPRSLEVCTLLDKEPCRQVEIPLAYVGFKIGRDFVVGYGLDYDEEYRNLPYVAVLEARKPKEK; the protein is encoded by the coding sequence TTGACTCAAATCCCGAGAAAAGAACTTTTTGACGAGCGTGTGCTCCTGAGCGAAAAGCAAGTACAGAGCTGCGTCAGCCGGATGGGGACGAGGCTCTCGAAGGATTATGATGGAAAGTTTCCGGTCCTTATTGCCGTTCTTAAGGGAGGAGCCGTTTTCCTGATAGATCTCATCCGCGCCATGGGCATCCCGCTGGAAATCGACTTCATGTCTGTTTCAAGCTACGGCTCTGCCACGAGTTCTTCGGGTGACGTAAAGATAATTCACGAGATCCGGTCCAACATCAGAGGCCGGGATGTAGTCGTGGTTGAAGGAGTTGTGGACACAGGACTTACGTTGAGATATGTGCTAAACTATTTAAGGTCAAAAGAACCGCGAAGCCTTGAAGTCTGCACGCTGCTTGACAAGGAGCCATGCAGGCAGGTTGAGATTCCGCTTGCGTATGTCGGGTTCAAGATAGGAAGAGATTTTGTTGTTGGCTACGGGCTTGACTACGACGAGGAATATAGAAACCTTCCATACGTGGCAGTGCTCGAAGCCAGGAAGCCAAAGGAGAAGTAG
- the tilS gene encoding tRNA lysidine(34) synthetase TilS, whose translation MHQRLPGKIEKAIRQENIFLPGDRVLAAVSGGPDSCALLHILFELKDACGFELEAAHLNHGLRGHESDDDERFTEEFAGKLNIHLATEKADIARTASERQISIEEAARCVRYSFLERVSAERKLNKIALGHTLDDQVETVLHNFLRGAALRGLSGMLPVQGKFVRPLLGERRETLLDYLREKGIPWRIDSSNLDPHFTRNRIRHKLIPFLEKEFNPGLRETLSRNSKVLGEIDGYLSAEAEKLFSTVGKHEGNRITLDLRSLLQYDRALVAYSIAHGLCRLKGDLQEISSKHLASLSRLAFELPTGSLVVLPQGLAAQKTSDLIEIFFDDGRREEGPREEKAEKELTIPGTTEIRWAHLSLVANLANGRDLSSQETRGETCAFFDFDSLELPILARARRSGDRFQPFGMETGTKKVKEAMIEKKIPRSERKKVPIVCDKRGILWVVGVARGNLSRVEPGTKRILTIEAAEGRGTVDSNPEKRTF comes from the coding sequence ATGCACCAGAGATTGCCGGGGAAAATCGAAAAAGCCATCAGGCAAGAAAATATATTCCTGCCAGGGGATCGTGTGCTCGCGGCGGTGTCGGGAGGTCCTGATTCATGCGCCCTTCTTCACATTCTGTTCGAGCTCAAAGATGCCTGTGGATTCGAGCTTGAGGCAGCCCATCTTAATCACGGTCTGAGGGGACACGAATCCGACGATGACGAAAGGTTCACAGAGGAGTTCGCCGGGAAATTGAACATTCATCTCGCGACCGAAAAAGCAGATATCGCGCGCACGGCCAGCGAGAGACAGATTTCTATCGAAGAAGCGGCTCGCTGCGTGAGATACAGTTTTCTCGAGAGAGTCTCTGCAGAGCGCAAGCTGAACAAGATTGCTCTAGGACACACGCTTGATGATCAGGTCGAGACTGTCCTTCACAATTTTCTTAGAGGCGCCGCCCTTAGGGGTCTTTCCGGGATGCTTCCCGTTCAAGGGAAATTCGTCAGACCTCTTCTTGGTGAAAGAAGGGAGACACTCCTTGACTATCTCAGAGAAAAGGGAATCCCCTGGAGGATCGACAGTTCCAATCTTGACCCGCATTTCACCAGGAACAGAATCAGGCACAAACTCATTCCGTTTCTTGAAAAAGAGTTCAACCCGGGGCTCAGAGAAACTCTATCCAGAAACTCGAAAGTGCTCGGAGAGATTGACGGCTACCTGTCCGCTGAGGCGGAAAAGCTGTTTTCAACAGTCGGAAAGCATGAGGGAAACAGGATAACCCTTGATCTGAGATCCCTCCTTCAATATGATAGAGCGTTGGTTGCGTATTCGATTGCTCACGGCTTGTGCAGGCTCAAGGGTGATCTTCAGGAGATCTCGTCTAAACATCTTGCCTCTCTTTCCCGTTTGGCGTTCGAACTGCCTACTGGTAGCCTGGTTGTTCTTCCCCAGGGGCTTGCCGCACAGAAGACATCCGACTTGATTGAGATCTTCTTCGACGACGGGAGAAGAGAAGAAGGTCCACGTGAAGAGAAAGCAGAAAAGGAGCTGACGATCCCCGGCACGACTGAGATTCGGTGGGCACATCTTTCCTTGGTCGCTAATCTGGCCAATGGCCGGGACCTATCAAGCCAGGAGACACGGGGAGAGACTTGTGCTTTCTTTGACTTTGACTCACTCGAGCTGCCGATCCTGGCGCGGGCAAGAAGATCCGGTGACCGGTTTCAGCCCTTCGGCATGGAGACCGGCACCAAAAAGGTCAAGGAAGCCATGATAGAGAAGAAGATTCCCCGTTCGGAGCGGAAAAAGGTGCCGATAGTTTGCGATAAAAGGGGGATTCTCTGGGTGGTGGGTGTCGCCAGAGGCAATCTTTCAAGAGTGGAACCGGGAACAAAGAGAATTCTTACCATTGAGGCAGCGGAGGGACGGGGGACAGTTGACTCAAATCCCGAGAAAAGAACTTTTTGA